A genomic segment from Necator americanus strain Aroian chromosome III, whole genome shotgun sequence encodes:
- a CDS encoding hypothetical protein (NECATOR_CHRIII.G12171.T1), protein MRKRQCICGGISGGLFLVGAGLVTAGLVVVLKVFPDIVNKTVKSQKVLGLNSDGTLNDFTKSWATPSYISTMQYWAFDYKNTIGILNRAIYPDMDEKGPYSYDETIVNAHIKFTKNGEQMQFTQATTYNFNPAKSCPTCDPKKDTVTIPDISFFMGMEQIKALVETLLGNEIVVGACELLLKEKCEEIGKLIEREIGTFMTIFETGPFVTVTVDELLFTGYVSPLITKLADRVINIVNTLIGTKFPLVDPAPFTVALNTENGTTDTLYTVDSGKLDYSRAGYILYFNNMTNASIPSQGNKLPSQWWPGAETPSCNGYALTLEGTNGGFFKSFLEKDEKLPIYISDICRTAELKFEKEVTVNDIHGYRFLMPSDEFDYSITDNCGFCNPNTLSQYGAYDLPVNSTCLPSGLLDISGCQNSPIIISKPHFYQASNIVKQFVPRFKSSYDDETTLDIEPLTGTVLSANKRLQINMLVNQFPTIGAYSVIRPGAYPLVWLNESFIMDNGTRDDLQSSIFNPEKIVKIACWSAVGVGGALIILSAVLCLVNVFYLGSKEEKDE, encoded by the exons ATGAGGAAACGACAATGTATATGCGGAGGAATCAGTGGTGGACTGTTCTTGGTCGGTGCCGGTCTGGTGACAGCTGGTTTAGTTGTGGTTCTAAAAGTATTTCCAGATATTGTAAATAAAACAGTGAAATCG CAAAAAGTTCTCGGACTTAACAGCGATGGAACATTGAACGATTTCACAAAATCCTGGGCCACTCCGTCATATATATCCACTATGCAATATTGGGCTTTTGATTACAAGAATACTATAGGGATTCTAAATCGAGCGATTTATCCGGACATGGACGAAAAAGGACCTTATTCGTATGA CGAAACTATTGTAAACGCGCACATAAAATTCACGAAGAACGGTGAACAGATGCAATTCACACAAGCAACCACATACAACTTCAATCCGGCCAAGTCATGTCCCACTTGTGATCCAAAGAAGGACACTGTAACTATTCCAGATATCAGCTTTTTC ATGGGAATGGAGCAAATTAAGGCCCTTGTCGAAACGCTACTAGGAAACGAAATAGTGGTTGGCGCTTGTGAATTGCTTCTAAAAGAGAAATGTGAAGAGATTGGGAAATTAATCGAACGAGAGATAGGAACGTTTATGACCATCTTCGAAACGGGACCGTTCGTTACAGTG ACTGTAGACGAGTTACTTTTCACTGGTTACGTCTCACCTCTCATCACCAAGTTAGCGGATCGCGTTATAAATATCGTAAACACACTTATTGGAACGAAATTTCCTCTTGTGGATCCAGCACCGTTTACCGTAGCTCTTAAC ACAGAAAATGGAACGACAGACACTTTGTACACGGTGGATTCAGGGAAATTGGACTATTCTCGAGCTGGTTATATTCTATACTTTAACAATATGACCAACGCTTCAATTCCTAGTCAAGGCAACAAACTCCCATCACAATG GTGGCCAGGAGCTGAAACACCATCCTGTAACGGGTATGCATTGACGCTAGAAGGAACGA ATGGGGGCTTCTTCAAATCATTCTTAGAGAAGGATGAGAAACTGCCCATTTACATCTCTGACATTTGCAG AACAGCTGaactgaaatttgaaaaagaggtAACAGTAAACGACATTCATGGATATCGTTTTTTAATGCCCTCCGATGAGTTCGACTATTCGATAACGGATAATTGCGGATTTTGTAATCCGAACACATTGAGCCAATATGGTGCATACGATCTACCCGTGAACAGCACCTGTCTTCCGAGTGGACTTCTCGACATCAGCGGCTGCCAGAATA GTCCTATAATCATCTCCAAACCACATTTTTATCAAGCATCAAACATTGTCAAGCAATTTGTTCCACGTTTCAAATCTTCGTACGACGACGAGACCACACTGGACATAGAACCG ctgacAGGAACTGTGCTTTCTGCGAATAAACGTCTCCAAATCAACATGCTCGTCAATCAGTTTCCTACCATTGG AGCGTACAGCGTCATTCGTCCAGGTGCCTATCCTTTAGTATGGTTGAATGAATCTTTCATTATGGATAATGGAACGAGAGATGATTTACaatcttcaattttcaatcCAGAGAAGATAGTCAAAATCGCTTGCTGGTCTGCAGTTGGTGTGGGAG GTGCTCTCATTATTCTGTCTGCAGTACTATGTTTGGTCAATGTGTTTTATTTGGGCAGCAAAGAGGAGAAGGATGAATAg
- a CDS encoding hypothetical protein (NECATOR_CHRIII.G12172.T1), with product MDQGFFGNRRRSRSPTRNRVAYPRFPQWTSLTRAQAQKDDLPVFGPWLPTSQPAANSEEETVVFVPQPRPKPRSRSRSLDRAKFRKPHLEGVESVGVGIEKKITASVPHFTDTTSGSSSGPEPMSSPTLSRVSSTLSSDSLVALFPFDSDIFRPTTMKKENSKKESKKKEETAIALRNPNIVALCPPPRIIPSVSPRKPPGLPKIHGSFGAKVQIKPKSPVVQDLINKLKKMSCAETAEEKSSTQRKEQNADETLPTVPQHIPTSPTKDTAPIPHPPKMKQKMRARALRRKTAPFRRVFSVNNNSLQNVGNAMECSPFVVAARNLKFCCQLAHGSPTAIISNFASVDELFQSIADCFNISPDDIIFCTINTFKPDMDKLFAGSLEYSDMLFAHVKGQAVEVELTKTEGLFGLTVSDNGRCRSFIKRIKDNSIASRARPALDIGQLIEKIDGVVVTGMRHYEVVRILRNMPIGKTFTMRVISPKQSGFQLIAPRNSLASRKLLNNGQQTLRFKANGGVVIEEGALDRAMIGRLNEVLDSYLGVQDDQMAQGLWDLALKCETLPQMNKAVRESELSVFGFPDELVFDMWGIVSDWRRDLENKNKEKNKKEKNLLDDDEEQPLLPLFS from the exons ATGGATCAGGGTTTCTTCGGCAACAG GCGCAGATCACGTTCACCCACTCGCAACCGTGTAGCCTACCCGAGATTCCCTCAGTGGACCTCGCTAACACGCGCGCAAGCACAGAAGGACGATTTGCCAGTGTTCGGCCCCTGGCTACCGACATCTCAACCCGCCGCTAACTCGGAGGAGGAAACTGTGGTTTTCGTACCACAACCGCGACCAAAACCACGAAGCAGATCGAGATCACTTGATCGTGCCAAATTTAGGAAGCCTCATCTGGAAGGTGTGGAGAGTGTCGGTGTTggtattgagaagaaaatcactgCGAGTGTCCCACATTTCACTGACACCACTTCGGGATCATCATCTGGACCTGAACCGATGAGCAGCCCAACACTGTCCCGAGTATCATCGACGCTGTCATCAGACTCACTTGTGGCCCTGTTTCCGTTTGATTCAGATATTTTTCGTCCAACAACTATGAAAAAGGAGAACTCTaaaaaagaatcgaagaaaaaagaagaaaccgcAATAGCTTTGAGAAATCCAAACATCGTCGCCTTGTGTCCTCCACCAAGAATAATCCCAAGTGTATCTCCCAGAAAACCACCCGGTTTGCCAAAAATCCACGGCTCGTTTGGAGCGAaggttcaaataaaaccaaagtCACCTGTGGTTCAAGATCTAATAAACAAGCTGAAAAAGATGTCTTGCGCAGAG ACCGCTGAAGAGAAGTCCTCGACACAAAGGAAGGAGCAGAATGCCGACGAAACCCTCCCCACTGTTCCACAACACATTCCAACATCACCCACAAAGGATACAGCGCCGATACCTCATCCAcctaaaatgaaacaaaaaatgcgTGCACGTGCCTTAAGACGTAAAACAGCACCGTTTAGACGTGTTTTCTCTGTTAACAATAATTCCCTTCAAAATGTCGGTAACGCTATGGAATGCAGTCCATTCG tagtCGCTGCTCGAAATCTAAAATTCTGCTGTCAACTTGCGCATGGCTCTCCAACGGCAATTATATCGAATTTTGCCTCTGTCGACGAACTGTTTCAA TCTATCGCCGACTGTTTCAACATTTCCCCGGATGACATCATCTTTTGCACCATTAACACCTTCAAG CCTGATATGGATAAGCTCTTCGCTGGTAGCTTAGAGTACTCAGATATGCTGTTTGCACACGTAAAAGGTCAAGCTGTGGAAGTTGAGCTTACCAAAACTGAAGG TCTGTTCGGACTTACAGTTAGTGACAACGGACGATGTCGTTCATTCATTAAACGTATCAAGGATAACAGTATTGCCT CTCGTGCTCGACCAGCACTCGATATTGGACAGTTAATTGAGAAGATTGACGGTGTTGTTGTGACGGGAATGCGACACTATGAGGTCGTACGTATCCTTCGAAATATGCCAATAGGCAAGAC CTTTACAATGCGTGTAATTTCACCGAAACAGTCCGGATTCCAACTGATTGCACCCCGTAATTCGTTGGCAAGTCGGAAATTACTGAACAACGGTCAACAGACGCTTCGATTTAAAGCAAACGGAGGAGTTGTCATAGAAGAG GGGGCTCTCGACAGAGCGATGATCGGTCGCCTAAACGAGGTATTGGACTCGTATCTAGGCGTACAAGATGATCAGATGGCTCAAGGACTCTGGGACTTGGCGCTGAAATGTGAGACACTTCCTCAAATGAATAAAGCTGTACGCGAG TCGGAATTGTCAGTTTTTGGCTTCCCGGATGAGCTTGTGTTCGACATGTGGGGCATCGTTAGTGATTGGCGTAGAGAtcttgagaataaaaataaggagaaaaacaaaaaagagaaaaatctgcTCGACGACGATGAAGAACAGCCACTGCTACCTCTTTTCTCATAG
- a CDS encoding hypothetical protein (NECATOR_CHRIII.G12170.T1), whose protein sequence is MTSKDGLAKDGLSYRSDIFTMDILTAIYVYACILWIVLLITVIFNSIHTRPVKQKKQKDFELLHVSSDRQKSGTAPMSYTDSKSFRSDRDKWERTKSESSRRASQE, encoded by the exons ATGACCTCAAAAGATGGTTTGGCCAAAGATGGACTTTCATACCGATCCGATATCTTCACCATGGACATCCTCACTGCG ATTTATGTATACGCTTGCATTTTGTGGATTGTATTATTAATAACAGTTATATTTAATAGTATTCAT ACTCGTCCCgtcaaacaaaagaaacagaaagacTTCGAGCTGCTTCATGTATCCAGTGAT AGACAAAAGAGTGGTACTGCACCAATGAGCTACACAGACTCGAAAAGCTTCAGAAGTGACAGAGATAAGTGGGAACGAACGAAATCAGAATCAAGTCGAAGGGCCTCACAAGAATAA
- a CDS encoding hypothetical protein (NECATOR_CHRIII.G12170.T2) gives MTSKDGLAKDGLSYRSDIFTMDILTAIYVYACILWIVLLITVIFNSIHTRPVKQKKQKDFELLHVSSDRQKSEVTEISGNERNQNQVEGPHKNKRCSL, from the exons ATGACCTCAAAAGATGGTTTGGCCAAAGATGGACTTTCATACCGATCCGATATCTTCACCATGGACATCCTCACTGCG ATTTATGTATACGCTTGCATTTTGTGGATTGTATTATTAATAACAGTTATATTTAATAGTATTCAT ACTCGTCCCgtcaaacaaaagaaacagaaagacTTCGAGCTGCTTCATGTATCCAGTGAT AGACAAAAGAGTG AAGTGACAGAGATAAGTGGGAACGAACGAAATCAGAATCAAGTCGAAGGGCCTCACAAGAATAAAAG GTGCTCattatga